A DNA window from Amycolatopsis sp. DSM 110486 contains the following coding sequences:
- a CDS encoding alpha/beta hydrolase, whose product MPVVKNGNSLRRRRAATVLAALLVATGSVVTPGSAAENPATDCKNVTVAVTAAGQPATIAGTLCVPPGATTVQILVHGWSYARYYWDLPYEPDTYSYVRAANRRGYATMNIDRLGDGQSTHPLSAFDNFYADVSTVHQVITALRAGKLGTRFDKVIEVGHSLGGILTMTEAGLYKDVDAIMPTGIAHSLNYANVVTKIIADDYPSSLDPKFSGAGLDPAYLTSYPDTRRGFYLGNATSTDPGVVAKDEQLKETGNLVELATLAGYNVLNVDRTLNIPVYTVVGQHDPFICGLLGPSCSDSAALADFERPFYGPDATVLADVVPNTAHDLQLEKSAPDSNARMLDFADKYVGAGTAVHDSAPGPAAPVPTPPNPTPSLAARAVNAAVVQAAVPAIALLQRSSNVVPGLGDNQDPIPGMSQALSTIGNLTDTLVGTFPEELISGS is encoded by the coding sequence ATGCCCGTCGTAAAGAACGGTAATTCACTACGGCGCCGGCGCGCAGCGACCGTGCTGGCCGCCCTTCTCGTGGCCACCGGAAGCGTCGTGACGCCCGGCTCGGCAGCGGAAAACCCAGCCACAGACTGCAAGAACGTCACGGTTGCGGTGACCGCGGCCGGTCAGCCGGCCACCATCGCCGGCACGCTGTGCGTCCCGCCCGGCGCCACCACCGTGCAAATCCTCGTTCACGGCTGGTCCTACGCGCGGTACTACTGGGACTTGCCGTATGAGCCGGACACCTACTCCTACGTGCGGGCGGCCAACCGGCGCGGCTACGCGACGATGAACATCGACCGCCTCGGTGACGGCCAGTCCACCCACCCGTTGAGCGCGTTCGACAACTTCTATGCCGACGTCAGCACCGTCCACCAGGTCATCACCGCCCTGCGCGCCGGCAAGCTCGGCACCCGCTTCGACAAGGTGATCGAGGTCGGGCACAGCCTGGGCGGCATCCTCACGATGACGGAAGCGGGCCTGTACAAGGACGTCGACGCCATCATGCCGACCGGCATCGCGCACTCGCTCAACTACGCCAACGTCGTCACGAAGATCATCGCCGACGATTACCCCTCGTCACTCGACCCGAAGTTCTCCGGCGCCGGCCTCGACCCCGCGTACCTGACGAGCTACCCCGACACCCGCCGCGGCTTCTACCTGGGCAACGCGACCTCGACCGACCCGGGTGTGGTCGCGAAGGACGAGCAGCTCAAGGAAACCGGCAACCTCGTCGAACTGGCGACGTTGGCCGGCTACAACGTCCTCAACGTCGACCGCACGCTGAACATCCCCGTCTACACGGTCGTCGGACAGCACGACCCGTTCATCTGCGGTCTGCTCGGCCCGAGCTGCTCGGATTCCGCGGCCCTGGCCGACTTCGAGCGCCCCTTCTACGGTCCTGACGCGACAGTCCTCGCCGACGTCGTCCCGAACACCGCCCACGACCTCCAGCTGGAGAAGAGCGCGCCGGACAGCAATGCGCGCATGCTCGACTTCGCGGACAAGTACGTCGGGGCCGGCACCGCGGTCCACGACAGCGCGCCCGGTCCCGCTGCGCCCGTCCCCACGCCGCCGAACCCCACCCCGAGCCTGGCGGCACGGGCGGTCAACGCCGCGGTCGTGCAAGCCGCCGTCCCGGCCATCGCGCTGCTTCAGCGCAGCAGCAACGTCGTCCCCGGCCTCGGCGACAACCAGGACCCGATCCCGGGCATGTCGCAAGCCCTCTCGACGATCGGCAACCTCACCGACACCCTCGTGGGCACGTTCCCGGAAGAACTGATCAGCGGCAGCTGA
- a CDS encoding TetR/AcrR family transcriptional regulator, translating into MKEAQRPRRDPARKARILTAAAELISRNGYHTVGMAEIGQAAGIVGSGIYRHFDSKSAILAELLEQVMDQLSTAASSIVDEAGDDRRAVSELIGNHVRIAIHDRRILQVYHREARNLPENDLRRLRRAQRHYIEEWVGAVAPLRTDLADGEIRVLVHAAIGSIQSILFFNSGLPVPQLAALLVGAAHACLGIDAASPAVVVEAGDAGEEWPDEQGA; encoded by the coding sequence GTGAAAGAGGCGCAACGGCCTCGGCGCGATCCCGCGCGCAAAGCCCGGATCCTGACCGCGGCCGCGGAGCTGATCTCGCGCAACGGTTACCACACCGTGGGCATGGCCGAGATCGGGCAGGCCGCGGGGATCGTGGGATCGGGCATCTACCGGCACTTCGACAGCAAGTCGGCGATCCTCGCCGAGCTGCTGGAGCAGGTGATGGACCAGCTGTCCACCGCCGCTTCGTCCATCGTGGACGAAGCAGGCGACGACCGGCGCGCGGTGAGCGAGCTGATCGGCAACCACGTGCGCATCGCCATCCACGACCGCCGGATCCTCCAGGTGTACCACCGCGAAGCGCGCAACCTGCCGGAGAACGACCTCCGGCGCCTGCGCCGCGCCCAGCGCCACTACATCGAGGAGTGGGTCGGCGCGGTCGCCCCACTGCGCACCGACCTGGCCGACGGCGAGATCCGCGTCCTGGTCCACGCGGCGATCGGCAGCATCCAGTCCATTTTGTTCTTCAACTCCGGCCTGCCGGTACCGCAACTGGCCGCGTTGCTGGTCGGCGCGGCCCACGCCTGTCTCGGCATCGACGCGGCCTCGCCCGCGGTCGTCGTCGAGGCGGGCGACGCGGGCGAGGAATGGCCGGACGAGCAGGGCGCCTGA
- a CDS encoding enoyl-CoA hydratase/isomerase family protein: MTLVDLTYQDSIALVRLNRPDRLNALSEQLLTDLETTLDRIAASACRAIVVTGAGRAFCVGADLPEVLDRLDGGQEDLLAFVRRAGNLFSRWENSPLPVIAAVNGHAVAGGFELVLAADAVVAAEGALLGDGHVRYGMLPGGGGAVRIERKLPANVARRLLLTGDLEPAERFHAWGLIEEVVPAQGLLDAAFALARRFTTHSALALAEVKRVANAARDLPTAEALDLEYETFAAYVHSPEIRAGLTEFRERERPPA; encoded by the coding sequence ATGACCCTGGTCGACCTGACCTACCAGGACTCGATCGCCCTCGTGCGCCTCAACCGCCCGGACCGCCTCAACGCCCTCTCCGAGCAGCTCCTGACCGACCTCGAGACCACGCTCGACCGCATCGCCGCCTCGGCGTGCCGCGCGATCGTCGTGACCGGTGCCGGGCGCGCGTTCTGCGTCGGCGCGGACCTGCCCGAGGTGCTCGACCGGCTGGACGGCGGCCAGGAGGACCTGCTGGCTTTCGTGCGGCGCGCCGGGAACCTGTTCAGCCGCTGGGAAAACTCACCCTTGCCGGTCATCGCCGCCGTCAACGGTCACGCCGTCGCCGGCGGTTTCGAACTGGTCCTCGCCGCGGACGCCGTCGTCGCGGCCGAGGGCGCCCTCCTCGGCGACGGCCACGTCCGCTACGGCATGCTGCCCGGCGGAGGCGGCGCGGTCCGCATCGAACGCAAGCTCCCGGCCAACGTCGCCCGCCGCCTGCTGTTGACCGGCGACCTCGAACCCGCCGAACGCTTCCACGCCTGGGGCCTCATCGAGGAAGTCGTGCCGGCGCAGGGTTTGCTCGACGCGGCGTTCGCCCTCGCCCGCCGCTTCACCACCCACAGCGCCCTCGCCCTGGCCGAAGTCAAACGCGTCGCCAACGCCGCCCGCGACCTGCCCACCGCCGAAGCCCTCGACCTGGAGTACGAGACCTTCGCGGCCTACGTGCACTCCCCGGAAATCCGCGCCGGCCTGACAGAGTTCCGCGAGCGCGAACGCCCACCCGCGTAG
- a CDS encoding AMP-binding protein produces MDLFGKIDVTTLRGRRAVNRWERTSVGDVFERLTWSYPDEVAITGRPGAYGEERFASVTFRQADEIANQLAHALAARGLEPGARVALFCENSVEAYLAKIGIAKAGMVAMPINPALATDVLEYLIGQAEPEAAIVDSELWPRARAAFETAGLPVAATITIGGGAVAGSPTFGAFLAGRPVTEPDVEIHGDDIWQLLYTSGTTAMPKGAMISHSASHLAALNFSVSLTRGLRVETEVKVMTYLPMIYHVGDQVFTFSAFLAGGSLVLGRRPVPDQVALAIDEERPTALWAGSPQFVAALTVEAEKSGRDLSSLTVLVYGWGALEPAVYETLQRKAPGLVVLGIFGQTEAIACHRFWPAKWPEVYERTAPALNYVGVPSPLLASDVVDETGTSLRDQPQVPGEAVYRSPTVTAGYYLNEDATREAFRGGWFHSGDSAVVDEDGLRVMVDRFKDIVKSGGENVSSLRVEAVLHRHPAVEKAAVIGLPHEHWGEAVTAVVVLRPGSEADETSLIAHCRAALGGYETPKAVVFEDALPETVGGKVLKYKLRGRHAGLYGSRG; encoded by the coding sequence GTGGACCTGTTCGGGAAGATCGACGTCACGACGTTGCGAGGCCGCCGCGCGGTCAACCGCTGGGAACGGACCTCCGTCGGCGACGTGTTCGAACGCCTGACGTGGAGCTACCCCGACGAGGTCGCGATCACCGGCCGGCCTGGCGCGTACGGCGAGGAGCGGTTCGCGTCGGTCACCTTCCGCCAGGCCGACGAGATCGCCAACCAGCTCGCCCACGCCCTGGCCGCGCGCGGGCTCGAACCGGGCGCCCGGGTCGCGCTCTTCTGCGAGAACTCCGTCGAGGCGTACCTGGCGAAGATCGGCATCGCGAAGGCCGGGATGGTCGCCATGCCGATCAACCCCGCACTGGCCACCGACGTGCTCGAATACCTGATCGGCCAGGCCGAACCGGAGGCGGCCATCGTCGACTCCGAACTGTGGCCGCGGGCTCGGGCGGCCTTCGAGACCGCCGGGCTGCCGGTCGCCGCGACGATCACGATCGGCGGCGGCGCGGTCGCGGGCAGCCCGACGTTCGGCGCCTTCCTCGCCGGCCGGCCGGTGACCGAGCCCGACGTCGAGATCCACGGCGACGACATCTGGCAGCTGCTCTACACCTCCGGCACCACGGCCATGCCGAAGGGCGCGATGATCTCGCACTCGGCCAGCCACCTGGCGGCGCTGAACTTCTCCGTCTCGCTGACGCGCGGGCTCCGCGTGGAGACCGAGGTGAAGGTGATGACCTACCTGCCGATGATCTACCACGTCGGCGACCAGGTGTTCACCTTCTCGGCGTTCCTCGCCGGGGGTTCGCTGGTCCTCGGCCGCCGGCCGGTGCCCGACCAGGTCGCCCTGGCCATCGACGAGGAGCGGCCGACCGCGCTGTGGGCCGGCTCGCCGCAGTTCGTCGCCGCGTTGACCGTCGAGGCGGAGAAATCCGGTCGCGATCTCTCCAGCCTCACCGTGCTGGTCTACGGCTGGGGTGCGCTCGAACCGGCCGTTTACGAGACCCTGCAACGGAAAGCGCCCGGCCTGGTCGTGCTCGGTATCTTCGGGCAGACCGAGGCGATCGCGTGCCACCGGTTCTGGCCGGCGAAGTGGCCGGAGGTCTATGAACGCACGGCTCCCGCGTTGAACTACGTCGGGGTGCCGAGTCCGCTGCTCGCCTCCGACGTCGTCGACGAGACCGGTACCTCCCTGCGCGACCAGCCGCAGGTGCCCGGCGAAGCCGTGTACCGGAGCCCGACCGTCACGGCCGGGTACTACCTCAACGAGGACGCGACCCGCGAGGCCTTCCGCGGCGGCTGGTTCCACTCAGGTGACAGCGCTGTGGTGGACGAGGACGGCCTGCGCGTGATGGTCGACCGGTTCAAGGACATCGTGAAGTCCGGCGGTGAGAACGTGTCCAGCTTGCGGGTGGAGGCAGTGCTGCACCGGCATCCGGCCGTCGAGAAGGCCGCGGTGATCGGCCTGCCGCACGAGCACTGGGGCGAAGCCGTGACGGCGGTCGTCGTGTTGCGGCCTGGCTCTGAGGCCGACGAGACGTCGCTCATCGCGCACTGCCGCGCCGCGCTCGGCGGCTACGAGACCCCGAAGGCGGTCGTTTTCGAGGACGCCCTGCCCGAGACCGTCGGCGGCAAGGTCCTCAAGTACAAGCTGAGGGGCCGGCACGCCGGCCTCTACGGGTCGCGCGGCTGA
- a CDS encoding LLM class F420-dependent oxidoreductase, whose amino-acid sequence MPVGVNVGQFLRGLPARWDERVREIEDLGFDGIWFAEAYGSDVFTPLAWCAARTTRVRLGTAVAQIPARSPAATAMAAATLDHLSGGRVVLGLGASGPQVSEGWHGVAFPRPLARTREYVEVVRQVLAREAPLTYDGEFHRLPLPSGTGLGKPLRSTLHHRRPDLPIQLGAEGPRNVALAAEIADGWHAMFFSPEADAFYRAALDAGFSRRPGGRPARFEVIATVPVVVDEDVERAADHVRPELALYIGGMGAREANFHHDVFTRLGYADVAARVQEFYLRGEKQAAAAAIPTALVEEVALVGPVGKIREELCRWESTVVDSLAVQGLPDDLALVARAVLG is encoded by the coding sequence ATCCCCGTGGGTGTCAACGTCGGCCAGTTCTTGCGCGGGTTGCCGGCGCGGTGGGACGAGCGCGTCCGGGAGATCGAGGACCTCGGCTTCGACGGGATCTGGTTCGCCGAGGCCTACGGCTCGGACGTGTTCACCCCGCTCGCCTGGTGCGCCGCCCGTACGACGCGCGTGCGCCTCGGCACGGCCGTCGCGCAGATCCCCGCCCGCTCCCCCGCGGCCACCGCGATGGCGGCGGCGACCCTCGACCACCTCTCCGGCGGACGCGTGGTCCTCGGCCTCGGCGCCTCCGGCCCGCAGGTGTCCGAGGGCTGGCACGGTGTCGCCTTCCCCCGTCCGCTGGCTCGCACCCGGGAGTACGTCGAGGTCGTCCGCCAGGTCCTGGCCCGCGAAGCCCCGCTCACCTACGACGGGGAGTTCCACCGCCTTCCGCTGCCGTCGGGCACCGGGCTCGGCAAGCCGCTGCGCTCGACGCTGCACCACCGGCGACCGGACCTGCCGATCCAGCTGGGTGCCGAGGGCCCGCGCAACGTCGCGCTCGCGGCCGAGATCGCCGACGGCTGGCACGCGATGTTCTTCTCCCCCGAGGCCGACGCGTTCTACCGGGCCGCGCTCGACGCCGGCTTCTCCCGCCGGCCCGGCGGTCGCCCGGCGCGCTTCGAGGTGATCGCCACGGTGCCGGTCGTCGTGGACGAGGACGTCGAGCGCGCGGCCGACCACGTCCGGCCGGAGCTCGCGCTGTACATCGGCGGCATGGGCGCCCGCGAAGCGAACTTCCACCACGACGTTTTCACCCGCCTGGGTTACGCCGACGTGGCGGCGCGCGTGCAGGAATTCTACCTCCGCGGCGAGAAGCAGGCCGCCGCGGCCGCGATCCCGACCGCGCTCGTCGAGGAGGTCGCCCTCGTGGGTCCGGTGGGCAAGATCCGCGAGGAGCTGTGCCGGTGGGAGTCCACTGTGGTCGATTCGCTCGCTGTTCAGGGACTGCCGGACGACCTCGCGCTCGTGGCCCGCGCCGTGCTCGGCTGA
- a CDS encoding TetR/AcrR family transcriptional regulator, which yields MRTPRRDPDRKERILAVSADLISRHGYHAVGLAEIGAAAGIVSTGVYRHFPSKAAILTALLYRVMDLLDSAAAEILATTPDERTAVTELVRHHVRVAVEERRILQVYHLEARNLPAEDLRRLQRAQREYLEGWAAAVRPLRPGLAEGEARVLVHSAIGCVQSVLFHQSGLPADRLTELLRGAAHACLGVPPVGPEASG from the coding sequence GTGCGTACGCCGAGACGTGACCCTGACCGCAAGGAGCGGATCCTGGCCGTCTCGGCCGACCTGATCTCGCGACACGGCTACCACGCGGTGGGCCTGGCCGAGATCGGCGCGGCGGCGGGCATCGTGAGCACCGGGGTCTACCGCCACTTCCCGAGCAAGGCGGCGATTCTGACCGCGCTGCTGTACCGGGTGATGGACCTGCTGGACTCGGCGGCCGCCGAGATCCTGGCGACCACGCCGGACGAGCGGACCGCGGTGACCGAGCTGGTGCGCCACCACGTCCGCGTGGCCGTGGAGGAGCGGCGGATCCTGCAGGTGTACCACCTGGAGGCGCGCAACCTCCCGGCCGAGGACCTGCGCCGGCTGCAGCGGGCCCAGCGCGAGTACCTGGAGGGCTGGGCGGCGGCGGTGCGGCCACTGCGGCCGGGCCTGGCGGAAGGCGAGGCGAGGGTGCTGGTCCACTCGGCGATCGGCTGCGTGCAGTCGGTGTTGTTCCACCAATCGGGCCTGCCCGCGGACCGGCTGACGGAGCTGCTGCGCGGTGCGGCGCACGCCTGCCTGGGAGTGCCGCCGGTCGGACCGGAGGCGAGCGGGTGA
- a CDS encoding acyclic terpene utilization AtuA family protein, whose protein sequence is MVEGGPIDVLTGDYLAELTMLILWKAKQKDPATGFAKTFLTQVEHVLGTCLDRGIRIVSNAGGLNPAGLAAELGALAERLGLHPRIAYVDGDDLVPRLDELQAAGHAFAHLDTGRKLADAGVRPVSANAYLGAWGITEALRADADLVVTGRVTDASVVVGPAAWWHGWTRDDADIHDKIAGAMAAGHVIECGPQATGGNYAFFEEVTDRRYPGFPIAEVDADGSSVITKHADTGGLVSVGTVTAQLLYEIAEPAYLGPDAVAHFDTLELVPDGEHRVRIRGVRGSAPTDRLKVALNYEGGYRNTMTLVLTGTRIEEKAAWAEQQLVELLGGRERFAEFDVRLLRFDHSDAATNAEATAHLRVTVKDPDRRKVGRAFSNTTMELALGGYPGFHTTTPPSTESAYGVYWPTLIPASEVEHRVTLPDGTVRTIPHSAVTALAPEVAEPVVAEVPAGPTRRLPLGTIVGARSGDKGGNANIGVWVRTDEEYAWLRGYLTGERVRELLPEAAELDIRRYELANLRAVNLVVVGILGAGVASATRPDPQAKGLGEYLRSRLADVPEHLLRS, encoded by the coding sequence ATGGTCGAGGGCGGCCCGATCGACGTGCTCACCGGCGACTACCTCGCCGAGCTGACCATGCTGATCCTCTGGAAGGCCAAGCAGAAGGACCCGGCGACGGGGTTCGCGAAGACGTTTCTCACGCAGGTCGAGCACGTGCTGGGCACCTGCCTCGACCGCGGCATCCGGATCGTGTCGAATGCCGGCGGCCTCAACCCCGCCGGGCTGGCGGCCGAACTCGGTGCGTTGGCCGAACGGCTCGGCCTGCACCCACGCATCGCGTACGTCGACGGAGACGACCTCGTGCCCCGGCTCGACGAGCTGCAGGCGGCCGGCCACGCCTTCGCGCACCTCGACACCGGCCGCAAGCTCGCCGACGCCGGTGTGCGCCCGGTTTCGGCCAACGCCTACCTCGGCGCGTGGGGGATCACCGAAGCCCTGCGGGCGGACGCGGACCTGGTCGTGACCGGGCGGGTCACCGACGCGTCGGTGGTGGTCGGCCCGGCGGCGTGGTGGCACGGCTGGACCCGCGACGACGCGGACATCCACGACAAGATCGCCGGCGCGATGGCCGCCGGCCACGTGATCGAATGCGGGCCCCAGGCCACGGGTGGGAACTACGCGTTCTTCGAGGAGGTCACCGACCGCCGGTACCCGGGCTTCCCGATCGCCGAGGTCGACGCCGATGGCTCGAGCGTGATCACCAAGCACGCCGATACCGGCGGGCTCGTGTCCGTGGGCACCGTGACCGCGCAGCTGTTGTACGAGATCGCCGAGCCGGCGTACCTCGGGCCGGACGCCGTGGCCCACTTCGACACCCTCGAGCTCGTGCCCGACGGCGAGCACCGCGTGCGCATCCGGGGCGTGCGCGGCAGCGCGCCGACCGACCGGCTCAAGGTGGCGCTCAACTACGAGGGCGGGTACCGCAACACGATGACGCTCGTGCTGACCGGCACCCGCATCGAGGAGAAAGCGGCGTGGGCCGAGCAGCAGCTGGTCGAGCTACTGGGCGGACGGGAGCGGTTCGCGGAGTTCGACGTGCGGCTGCTGCGGTTCGACCACTCCGACGCGGCGACCAACGCCGAGGCCACCGCGCACCTGCGCGTGACGGTGAAGGATCCCGACCGGCGCAAGGTCGGCCGCGCGTTCTCCAACACCACCATGGAGCTCGCTCTCGGCGGCTACCCGGGTTTCCACACCACGACGCCGCCGTCCACAGAAAGCGCGTACGGCGTCTACTGGCCGACGCTGATCCCCGCGTCCGAAGTGGAGCACCGCGTCACGCTGCCCGACGGGACCGTGCGGACCATCCCGCACAGCGCGGTGACGGCGCTCGCTCCTGAGGTCGCGGAGCCGGTGGTGGCCGAGGTGCCCGCCGGGCCGACCCGGCGTCTGCCGCTCGGGACGATCGTGGGAGCCCGATCCGGGGACAAGGGCGGCAACGCCAACATCGGGGTGTGGGTCCGCACCGACGAGGAGTACGCGTGGCTGCGCGGTTATCTGACCGGCGAGCGCGTGCGCGAACTGCTCCCGGAGGCCGCGGAGCTCGACATCCGGCGTTACGAGCTGGCCAACCTGCGCGCGGTGAACCTCGTGGTCGTCGGCATCCTCGGTGCGGGCGTCGCCTCCGCGACGCGGCCCGACCCGCAGGCGAAGGGGCTGGGCGAGTACCTGCGCAGCCGGCTCGCGGACGTCCCGGAACACCTCCTGCGGAGCTGA
- a CDS encoding TIGR03084 family metal-binding protein, with product MAVSMRQVLDDLVAETRVLQDLVADLDDAAISRPTPAVGWTVRDQLTHLAYFDETATQAAVDPAAFRLAADALVAGGMDFPDRVAAEHATLPAEAVRTWFDRTRHEFVTAFRHLDPKARLPWYGPDMSALSSVTARLMETWAHGQDIADALGRDREPTDRLRHIAHLGVQTAAFSFALNGKPAPAEPIRVELTAASGAVWTWGPAEAADRVTGTALDFCLVVTQRRHRDDTDLEVAGPVATEWLSVAQTFAGSPGTGRAPLSHTGGPS from the coding sequence GTGGCCGTTTCGATGCGGCAGGTGCTCGACGACCTCGTCGCCGAGACCCGGGTGCTGCAGGACCTCGTGGCGGACCTCGACGACGCGGCGATCTCCCGGCCGACCCCGGCGGTGGGCTGGACCGTCCGCGACCAGCTCACGCACCTCGCGTACTTCGACGAGACGGCGACACAAGCCGCGGTCGACCCGGCCGCGTTCCGGCTCGCCGCCGACGCTCTCGTGGCCGGCGGCATGGATTTCCCCGACCGGGTCGCGGCCGAACACGCGACGCTGCCCGCGGAAGCAGTCCGCACCTGGTTCGACCGGACGCGCCACGAGTTCGTCACCGCCTTCCGCCACCTCGACCCGAAAGCGCGGCTCCCTTGGTACGGCCCGGACATGAGTGCCCTGTCCTCGGTCACCGCGCGGCTGATGGAGACCTGGGCGCACGGACAAGACATCGCCGACGCGCTGGGCCGTGACCGCGAGCCGACCGACCGGCTGCGCCACATCGCGCACCTCGGCGTGCAGACTGCCGCGTTTTCCTTCGCCCTGAACGGAAAACCCGCACCGGCCGAGCCGATCCGGGTCGAGCTCACGGCCGCGTCCGGCGCCGTGTGGACGTGGGGTCCGGCCGAGGCCGCGGACCGCGTCACCGGGACCGCGCTCGACTTCTGCCTCGTCGTGACCCAGCGCCGCCACCGCGACGACACCGATCTCGAGGTGGCGGGCCCGGTCGCGACCGAGTGGCTGTCCGTTGCCCAGACCTTCGCCGGCAGCCCCGGAACCGGGCGAGCGCCCCTGAGCCATACGGGAGGACCATCGTGA
- a CDS encoding enoyl-CoA hydratase/isomerase family protein, translating into MTPVRYEVTNGVAWLTIDRPEARNALSEAVRKGLFDGVHRFNADDDAKVLVLTGAGDKAFCAGGDLKEMNETALTVPPPDFLPQFGRNVDVPKPTIAAVNGIAYGGGFLLAQQCDLVVAAEHARFAVSEVKVGRGSPWAAPLSWLVPPRVALEILLTGDPISAARAQQHGLVNDVVAAADLRERTQQLAERIAANAPLSVLAAKRTAYLSAGHSRAEAYDLAEEIWEPVYLSEDAQEGPLAFKEKRMPVWQGR; encoded by the coding sequence ATGACCCCCGTGCGCTACGAGGTGACCAACGGCGTCGCCTGGCTCACCATCGACCGCCCCGAGGCGCGCAACGCGTTGAGTGAGGCGGTCCGAAAAGGACTGTTCGACGGCGTGCACCGCTTCAACGCCGACGACGACGCGAAAGTCCTCGTCCTGACCGGCGCCGGCGACAAGGCGTTCTGCGCCGGCGGCGACCTCAAGGAGATGAACGAGACCGCGCTGACCGTGCCGCCCCCGGACTTCCTTCCCCAGTTCGGGCGCAACGTCGACGTGCCGAAGCCGACGATCGCCGCGGTCAACGGGATCGCCTACGGTGGCGGGTTCCTGCTCGCCCAGCAGTGTGATCTCGTGGTGGCCGCCGAGCACGCGCGCTTCGCCGTGTCGGAGGTCAAGGTCGGCCGCGGTTCGCCGTGGGCGGCGCCGTTGTCCTGGCTCGTGCCGCCGCGGGTCGCGCTGGAGATCCTGCTGACCGGCGATCCGATCAGCGCCGCGCGGGCGCAGCAGCACGGCCTGGTCAACGACGTCGTCGCGGCGGCCGACCTGCGCGAACGCACGCAGCAGTTGGCCGAGCGCATCGCGGCCAACGCGCCGCTGTCCGTGCTCGCCGCCAAACGCACCGCGTACCTGTCGGCCGGCCACAGCCGGGCCGAGGCCTACGACCTGGCCGAGGAGATCTGGGAACCCGTGTACCTGTCCGAAGATGCGCAGGAAGGCCCGTTGGCCTTCAAGGAAAAGCGCATGCCGGTCTGGCAGGGCCGCTGA